The genomic window attatatttatataaacatattattattttcttattaatcaaaatatcaataagaaAACTACTGATGTctgatattaaatacatatcatattttttactattttaatttaacaattgtactgtgtttaaatatatgattattcttAAGTTCAGTGACACAGTAATTGGCATAATCTTAAATTTCGTAAGTGCCGTTTATTGTACttcaatataatcatttaattatttttaattttaatatatgattataatttattttatcaaaccaaTAAAGTATCAACAGTTTATTAACAATTCTACATAATACTTATGTTAAGTACTTAGcagtttattatcaataattctgatagagtattatatagtttataacgtACTTACCTATTTAAGTGTATAAGATATACAacttgatgtatattatatcttacatattatattataggattTAAAAACCTATCTTTAGTTTTcgattactttttataaaatattaactttaagtaaaaattacttatacattaGTATACAATGTGTATTGGTTACACACGGTAGACATATCAATTAATAGGAATGACAAATGAGTAATACAAATCTAATAACTATATCGTATAGTGCGTAtaactactattatttattagcataaattatttataatcaactctattaaatataattatattacataggtagcaaaaaaattaatgattctcAACCTGTTGAAACTTTTAAAGAATCTATGAAAACTTTTCAGGGCAACATTTATGAACTTTAGCGCTCTGAAGATGTTTTTACAGTGTATATagctaaaaaacttaaaataaaacataatcgaaattataatattaatatatataatttaatttgactaaacataaataatacatttggttaatattttaaaaaaaataattataatataactacctataaaattaatttttttttagatcatttataaatataatttttttaattttaatcacagTGACAAAAATGACACTATGACCGAGGGTGCAGAAGGTCGCAGTGACGACCCGCTGGCTTCATTGCAGTTAGACGTCGCTTCCGGGGGCCCATCGTCGGAAAGCCAACAGCCTGAGAGCCAAGCGGAAGTGTCCACGTTATGTATATCGTCGGCAGACAATgatattgacaaaataatcGCCGGAGAATGGCATGGAGGAGAATGCAAAAGTATGTTTGCGGTTtgagcaatattttttttatacatatatcggGTTAGCTATTTCACAAAACACtcgttatttcaaaaactactaatgtttttgaaaatatttcttttatataattgtaagacattaaaaaaacaacatttaaaaaaaaattatatttttattattttttatcgtaatttacgtaattaattttttttttttaatgctttaaaatttcgattttcaatattttattccaaaggataatatttttttagtttttggtatataataatataattttggatGAGCaagttatgaattataagtagaatgtacatttaaatgttcccaaaaaacatgaaaaattactttaaaaaaaaactacttaatACACTATTACAAAtagattacaaatattttaaatattatccttaaatattgtttttaataaaatgataaattaaatgatccAACAAAAAtcggtttaaattattacattttttgtaatttaacgtTATCGCAATTAATGCAAGtcgtaaataaaacttatctaTATTCATAGTTGCTTGCTTGTGAGTTGTAACTTAATATGTTAGATAATTATGCAGCCACCGTTGCATTTGTCTGGTACATAAGTAAAATcatgtgtaataaaaataatacgacgAAGCAAAGTATCTATAAAcatgtacttatttaattttttcttctagTGTAGTTATTGTGTAGTCTatggtaaatttttataaaatgttattcatcatgataaaatatacaaaaaatataccttatgttttgaaaaaatgctCAGCAAATTCCAAGAATAGAATATTCTTAAACGAATTTTGTGCATGACAATCAATGTTTTGAgatatacagaaaaaaatgcaatttacatttaaatccaCGCCCTAGTTATAAGTGGTTATTTAGAGTTTATATGATGAGCAGAGTGGAGTGATAAAGGGATACCCCGCAAAATGTTGGTCCACTACTTTGCTTATCTAaactttaattgatttttattgatcGAAATACTTTGAACAATTTCCACTTTGCTtagtaatatcaaattaaaaatgtatgttgtcattcaaaagagaaaattaatttaaaaatgataacgataaaaacagtaaaaaaacatataattttttctcaaaaatgttgttttttaataacttaaaattatgtaaaaaaaaaaaatttttaaactatgtttccaaataataagtatcttatattaaacaaataatgccATGTATATCAACAGacaacaatataggtacactgtaCGTGCCCACAATTAGGTCGTTTGAAGTTTACTGAGGAATAAACTCTTTCTCTTTCTTGCAGAGgctaaaatagtatatattttacgtattaaAAAGTTCATATAAGGGATTATTGATTAGGtcatatacaaacattattaagTGCCTCCACAGAGGGAGATGGGTTGCCAATGTGTACCTAAATCATATACAAAAACTTACTACGCAACTACTTATTAAACATTCAAACATCTCTAGCTTGACTGTtgatataagatatattattcatttattagataaaataatgtactttaaatattcaatatgtaGAGTAAACTGAATTCAATTTTGATAACAAATTTGAACCTATTATGAATGTCAATttcagttaataatttaattcctaTTTGAAGTGTagcgaaaaatatattttggtctttacaatgttttagctaaaagtaatttaacttAAGTTTACATGCATATTGACAACTATATACTTGTGAgtaaagattaaaattttttttttaataattaaattaaaatatatgaatcaaaaattataataaaacgaatttTACTGCACGCTTAATTTTATACTGcacactaaacattttatattattaccatcaataggtacatacgagtatatagCTTCACTTTATATTTCTtcgttttatacttaaataggtACTGTCTATAATTTTGCGAACTTATATATGCTATAACGAATACCAAAGTATTAATATCTTTCATACACGATTAGATCTTTCTGTCTTTACAACATATCCTGCCAGCTGTtatggaaatatatataataacattttatacatacacaaactagaacatttaatgatattgttgtttatttttgttaaaagcaGGTTGCTGCAGCAGGTGTGCGTTCAGAGAATGGAGGCTGGTCGGTGATAAGTTGcagttattttgtttcaaagaTTATGATGCGTTGATAGCAACTCGACCAGCGGTAAAttagtacaaataaaatacttattattttataatatttggtaataatagtttaaattctattaaaagtacacatttaaaaaaattataacatttaattattcaagaaaaataacacatgattatcaattataccaacaatattaattacttttaatgtaGATATTACTCCCAAAGTTCCAAATATCGCTTTATAATTTCTGCCAATATAGCTAGTTTATTAGGATTTAGggttacaaaaattttataccATATACTGATACACTAATAGACGTaatgaaaattgattattttttgtattgaagTACTTAGTTAAACGAACAATTTTAACCTCATTAATACACtttagtaataagtatatagatttatttatacataccatgatttatatattattgaaaaaatcttatgtcataaattataatcattatacctTTTTCAATGATAGTGTATGTAAGCTTAACACACCTGACAAGTTATGGCAGGTGTTATGATATGCCTgccataatataaatgatttaatatattattaaatttatatttagacacataattgtttttacgaAGAAATTGTATCcacaataatatgtgaaaataaaaacaaaatgtattcaaacacTAAACATAAGCATatgtaaataacatataatacatgttattCCAATTTAAAAAGCCGTTTggcgtttatttataaaaatcaataaaataaaatataacattttgaaaaagacAGAAAATATTACACGTTTTAGAGGGAGGGGGGGGGAGAAATCAACATTAATTACGTAGTTATTTTAcaacttaataatttgatatcgtGTTGCAGATAGCGAACATACAGTTTTGCTTTCGGTTCAAGTCTAGCCCAAAATGTTTGAAGCATCCAAACGTGCCAAACGCCAactgtttcatattttttgacatCGTCTCGGGTAAgcaatatacacattacacacacaaacataatTTACGTGTCAAACGACCACCCCTTTATGGacaactatatattttgatatacggTATCCACTTATATCGGTTGCAGGTGATATCCATAAAAATTGGATGCAAGTGGTACGCCGGTTGAAAGAGGCATCGGCTAACGCAACTGTTGCACAGTTACGCCGGTGGTCGCAAGCTGTGGACGAAAATGGTAACACCGCGTTAATATTGGGAGCTAAACGCTTAATGAACTGTGGATTGTTTAAACGAGCGTACCAGTTTGCAGTCATGATGTTGAAATTTGGTAGTGATGTTAACTGGCTGAATAACGGCGGTCGATCGTTGATCACATACACTGTACACTACATGGATCAGGCGATAGACATTACTAGACTCTTATTGAATTGCGGAGCGACAGTCTGGCTAGAAGGTGAGACGATCTACAATAGGAAAGTTTTCCCTCCAAATGGCCAAACCCATCTTTCCATAACTGCCATCTGCAGGGTATTAAACCGACGAGGGTTTCAagtcctatatattttttagtgaaaaatTACTCCCTTTCTACACACGGTGGTGTATTTGAAGTAAAATCAGCCTAATTAtgcctatataaattaataaattagaaaattttgtaatagttATGACGTAAAACTTATAtgggaaataaaattaaaacaaaaatgttatacgagtaatgaatttataagtttatgatTTAGGTTTCATAATcgtatttgttttgaaattactAACTTTATACCTTGTACtagttttacttataattcaaCCGAAATAAGCAtgtatagtttcattttaTCTTATCTTATACTAACAAAAACGTACACTTGTTGTTcaattgttgtaaaaaaacaaatcctaGATATTCTACTGtacgcacacacacaacaTTCAAtccagaataataaaattacttatatattttattatgatgattaaaatttaaaataaattgtaatactaagttgattaaaaaataatttgagattaattaactataattacactcataattaatatttttcagaacTAAATATCACTAATCAAGCACTAAATTGCTTTAAATTAAggcattgattaaatattacacactTACAATAAATAGTTACCAATATGCAGTTTATTTTCACTTGGGGAATAGTAATCCACCAAGACCAAGTCCTAGTAAAAGTCCAACCATGTTTgaactgtataaaatacaacttcTAGCAGGTCGCTATAAACATAGTTATTTTTCAACCACTAAAAATATCGGTCTGACTTAAGTACGTCAGTGTGACTAAGACAGATGGCGTTTTAGATTTTGATCGAGTTGAATAATGTTTGACATCTATTACAATgatgtaagtttttttatgtgtgacTGTCAccacttttttaatatatagttcaaTCTTCCTCATTTGGGGGTTGTTTTTGATAGAAAATTTGATTTGGGTGATATTTTGGGGGGTCAACTGAAAGAAATTcttagtacttttttttttagtaactgGAAAAAACTAACACAAAATGGCGATAAAACGGAAATATTTACGCAATAGTTGTTTTTGAcacaaaagttttttttaagtatttaaaaataaataataatataaaaataaagactaattttactaaaaaaacaatatcataaaaattttgttttagaacaTATCCCTCAATTTAGAGGATTTTAAGTGATcgtacattttgtttttttagagCTGTATCATGTATGGTTCTGCCCTAGTTGAATACActtttttgtacttaattaattttattaacttgatcctcaaaattataataatcaacctgaataattttttggtttattttaatttatgactcAAATAggaaagttattttaatttaaatcactaCTTTAatagtaacatattattataatataaaatattcttagaaaTAAAGGttgacatgatattattatgtctccGTTCAAAATCGTATTTCCTAAACAATGATTCATcattttgttaacatttaatacatccatttCTATGACCTACTCAATGCTGAGTTACACTAAAAACCTACTTTATAGCAGATCGAGAGTTCGcgttattttaacttatatacatTGCCAACAGATTGCAATTCGGAAGCTAGACTTCATTATGTGAAATTACTGAAGGAATATCGCACAAAAACGGAGACAGATCTTCAAAGATGTCTGACCGATGCCCCGATTGAAAGCCCGTTGGACAGCATATTCACTTGGTTCCTACGATCCGTCATGATCAGAAGGCGCATGGATGACAGTTGCCTGCGCACATTGTCACTACTCTCACAGGTtggtacaatacatattatggtataaatgtacaaagtaatctatataaatgaatttgcAATGTCTATCTTTGGGCTTAtgggcttaaaaaaaaaaattacaaacgtCAATCTAACTGTTATAACGTCATACTTAATTCGAAGATtgacagtaaatattttttatttatagaatctGGATATTaaagtgcatattataatacttattaaatatttttatattttacattgcaCTTTTGtaattacaaatgtatacgcttcataattattagtagttattatttaattcataactaaaatgtatttttaatcaagtACTTTGGCATATTagagtttaaaatacatatattgtatacttcatcttatatcgtatacatttaaaaaaaatagtacgattgtatttttttcaaaattaatcatattctatgataactattaaaattttcaatttgaaaatctatttttatcttCGTATTGGTAATTGTTTCAAAGATACAATAGCCAATAGTTAATGAATTGCGTAAATGCATATgatcataattaattgatagtgtcttaatattttaagtatacatttatattgtataaaaataaaattaaaattagtcaaTAATCAAGACGATTATTGATTTCTACTATTcaataatcttaaatattatatattataatgtagtataaGAAATGTATCAATGTTTCTTCGTTTAAAGACAACGCATGCCAAACTATCATAAACAcaacgtataatttatttttggggGGCATGGATTGTTCCGAGCTCGGTTTCCTcatccattttaaaataaattacttcaatataagaaataacaatattatatattctactCTGTcacttgaaataaaaatgatttattcacTATATCTGGGTAATTTAACCGGGTTGCAGGtaatttcaacatattttatttcgttaagTATTTctcgtttttcttttataattcatatcagcacaactatatttattaattgttaatttcattcttttaaactattatttattacacaattgTGTTGTATTCCAATCACAAGTGTATGTATAGCGCTAAAATCAGTTTTACtgcttataacaataataaataaataatgagatttttttttttaaatttttgtctaTATATTCacgttcatattttattattaaaatttgtattttacatataaatttgggccttattcattaataataggatttaaactattttaaagtttagataaGGAGAATTTAACTGGACTTAAACTCTTGTAAGTCCTAAACCTTGCAGTTTCATTCTACCtgtataaactttatattatgtgttgtaGATATAACTCTaatctattttaaacacaGTAGTGAACATTATGTTGcattttttttgctatttaaatgtatctctttcgtatatattatacctatacagtgGCGCACACTCATTAAACGTAAAGACTGAAGAGTGTCAAAACTATAGAGACATGCCAGcgtttattatgtacaaaaaaaagttttagtcAGTTTCGTTACAttcataatactaatattactattcATCCAGCCACCCACCACTCATTTTGATCCTGTTTCGATCCCTTCGTGTGCGTCACTATATACCTTATTCAATAATTCCAACtgctatactattatagaatGCGTAGgttgtataattatgttatattgtattagtgCAGCACTCCTTACCGTctgtatattgattattgcaATACGTCAAAACACAAAACAATGTATGTCGGCGTGTGGTTCTTCttcttttcttttcaaaaatattaattaggtacctaatttttttcgtttttttttttttttttgacacacCTAGTCAATGGGCGAGGACCCGACCAGGATGCACTCGCACGTCATGCGGACCATGTTCAGTCACGCTCAGTGTTACAATATATTCGGACCGGTGTTCTTCCAGATCAAAAAGGCCCTGTCACCCCAGTGGGTGCAACCGCACTCGCTTCAGCAGCTATGCCGCAAGTCCATACGACGATCGTTGTTTCGCGGACGCCACGGTAACGCGCACCCCGACACGGTGGCCGAGCTAAACCTGCCTAAGCCCCTGGAGTCTTACGTCTCCTACCACGACTGAACCACTGCCCATCATCATCTCGCCTGCGACCCCCAACCCACATCGTCAGAGGTTATCCACGGGTGTACGTCTTCCACGTCGCACATTACAAAAACAATCATATCCCCGctccaaatattaaaaatgaactcaAGCATAATATACTGagtttttgaaatgttattttattggaattgTAGTTTGGTTACAACGCGATTCAAAACTTATTAcaaattctgtttttaaaaagttgtacAACAATTCCAACTAGAAACTAATTTTGATACAGCACCCTATGCGAATCAGTCCGTCGCAGAGAACCAATATTTATCGGAACCTATTCGAAGCTATATGGTAATTTAcgacaatgtataaaaatataaataatgacatttttttaaaacctcaTATTCCATCCCCGCTCACCTTTAAATTCTTCTCTCCGTTTAGCCTACGATGTACCAATTATAACTGAGTCCTTATGTATAACCTATATACACATGCGTATATCACATACTACATTAATTGCCGAAGCTTTTAACTCGAAAGGTATACTAAAGTTATGATGTCATCAGACGTTTCCGATGTGTTTATATCTACCAGATAATTTCGTTTGaccaatatttaatacctagcTAAGTCGATAAGTCCGCGTGTAGCACctgttatttatcttattatatatatacaacttttcaacaaatttatatcattttcgacttattctatttttacttatttatatttatacatatattgtttttattgccTAAATCTAtagctttaataatttagttattgcCTTgtcttatgtaattttatcgaTCGAAtgtctgtaaaataattttgtgtcaCATAATCAtg from Aphis gossypii isolate Hap1 chromosome 1, ASM2018417v2, whole genome shotgun sequence includes these protein-coding regions:
- the LOC114125887 gene encoding uncharacterized protein LOC114125887 isoform X1: MKEHRTKGLRVTTTESIISDKNDTMTEGAEGRSDDPLASLQLDVASGGPSSESQQPESQAEVSTLCISSADNDIDKIIAGEWHGGECKTGCCSRCAFREWRLVGDKLQLFCFKDYDALIATRPAIANIQFCFRFKSSPKCLKHPNVPNANCFIFFDIVSGDIHKNWMQVVRRLKEASANATVAQLRRWSQAVDENGNTALILGAKRLMNCGLFKRAYQFAVMMLKFGSDVNWLNNGGRSLITYTVHYMDQAIDITRLLLNCGATVWLEDCNSEARLHYVKLLKEYRTKTETDLQRCLTDAPIESPLDSIFTWFLRSVMIRRRMDDSCLRTLSLLSQSMGEDPTRMHSHVMRTMFSHAQCYNIFGPVFFQIKKALSPQWVQPHSLQQLCRKSIRRSLFRGRHGNAHPDTVAELNLPKPLESYVSYHD
- the LOC114125887 gene encoding uncharacterized protein LOC114125887 isoform X2; translated protein: MKEHRTKGLRVTTTESIISDKNDTMTEGAEGRSDDPLASLQLDVASGGPSSESQQPESQAEVSTLCISSADNDIDKIIAGEWHGGECKSCCSRCAFREWRLVGDKLQLFCFKDYDALIATRPAIANIQFCFRFKSSPKCLKHPNVPNANCFIFFDIVSGDIHKNWMQVVRRLKEASANATVAQLRRWSQAVDENGNTALILGAKRLMNCGLFKRAYQFAVMMLKFGSDVNWLNNGGRSLITYTVHYMDQAIDITRLLLNCGATVWLEDCNSEARLHYVKLLKEYRTKTETDLQRCLTDAPIESPLDSIFTWFLRSVMIRRRMDDSCLRTLSLLSQSMGEDPTRMHSHVMRTMFSHAQCYNIFGPVFFQIKKALSPQWVQPHSLQQLCRKSIRRSLFRGRHGNAHPDTVAELNLPKPLESYVSYHD
- the LOC114125887 gene encoding uncharacterized protein LOC114125887 isoform X3 yields the protein MTEGAEGRSDDPLASLQLDVASGGPSSESQQPESQAEVSTLCISSADNDIDKIIAGEWHGGECKTGCCSRCAFREWRLVGDKLQLFCFKDYDALIATRPAIANIQFCFRFKSSPKCLKHPNVPNANCFIFFDIVSGDIHKNWMQVVRRLKEASANATVAQLRRWSQAVDENGNTALILGAKRLMNCGLFKRAYQFAVMMLKFGSDVNWLNNGGRSLITYTVHYMDQAIDITRLLLNCGATVWLEDCNSEARLHYVKLLKEYRTKTETDLQRCLTDAPIESPLDSIFTWFLRSVMIRRRMDDSCLRTLSLLSQSMGEDPTRMHSHVMRTMFSHAQCYNIFGPVFFQIKKALSPQWVQPHSLQQLCRKSIRRSLFRGRHGNAHPDTVAELNLPKPLESYVSYHD